The Haloplanus salinarum genome includes a region encoding these proteins:
- a CDS encoding Eco57I restriction-modification methylase domain-containing protein produces the protein MSQATLSDRPYVNANLFSGHYLDERVQERDEWDCDDDAREAMDDLRTLYELEGSLVEGYGEDALIDNWIDEVLDVLGFGTQEEVTLPNGGGFVDELLFETPTARRDAAEVYLGTEDTTDLFERGVGIVEAKQWDAAFNIQFSEQRPYRNASHQTKHYLENTPPNIQWGVLTNGRKWRLYGTNDYETQTYYEVDLPELLERGDLGAFKYFYVFFRPDAFHESGGTTFLDEVWSESETASQELGENLQDNVFTALRVLGRGFVETNDDLDIDPDDEEALDELKEQSLVFLYRLMFVLYAEARGLIHPEGQSAQDEYDQNFSLDELRLDIHDTIGEVDEGFEDEFSDYSTTMWSRLEDLFRLIDQGEEDLGIPPYNGGLFDHEEHDFLTDHEVSNQYLAEVIYRLSTTQNDEGRYVLADYADLDTRHLGSVYEGLLEHQFRIAPEQYAAVAEDGGQVWKPATEVSVADAVETVPEGGLYVVNDEGERKATGAYYTPDYVVTYIVEETVGPLVEEIREDLIDQGFEPGTQEYIGPFFRRVTDLRILDPAMGSGHFLTKATGYLSEQVMAEVREAEEEFGVAFDEQHIRREIAKECIYGVDLNGMAVELAKLSMWLETLAADRPLAFLDHHFKQGNSLVGSDIEDIEELESDASNDADSQASLAEFGATREGTIERLMDIYSEFLAIENETVEDVREMKRKYAEIEQDELRKRLVTMANVHTAERFGLDVPGGAYERMAKALEDDEEWAGVKNTDWFESAQATAGEQDFFHWKLAFPEAYYDEEGSLRNDDGFDAVVGNPPYVKIQNLPDTDKEYYGNVYNVARERYDLYNLFVERAEALSNNRVGLILPNKFFEARAGSPLRQHLEDIQSVEKIADFKQNQVFDGATTYTCLLFLSQSHQSTIIDYGAVSDDPETNLTEVEWVEIDLDNEGEKWNLTGEEEKKILNKIESTGIGFDEITDQILVGVQTSANDVFVLEECEYDGDYVEGYSSAVGERVSVETSITKPFVTDSGVSRYTPPETDSCLIYPYLDDGTIMPENELENRYPECFDYLLDNKEDLSERGSENQVFETWYAHWCPRHPAKFERLKIMISQVVKQGESTYDSQGDVFFSSTVYSPILAETYRDVELGLLGLLNSSLVWYYITQTGTVLRGGYYRYKTEYLEPVGIPVDSFDSSIEQHVENLMEYTGERVRINMNLTDYLGNYSDGPDLTTVGRYNPPEGVGDSTLDATNEDYENLRIGEVVCERKNETTVVIHATARYKPDDEATHETDQWGYTETEPMPAIRLTDLSETEADLVEAFVPVAVEEAGGFAGFRETATKTNSLVDRLEAITLPDPDGVADDLERYRDAVERAEELDKKIQRTDDLIDEIVYDLYGLTDEEIEIVEEAIADD, from the coding sequence ATGAGTCAGGCTACGCTCTCCGACCGACCCTACGTCAACGCGAATCTCTTCTCTGGTCACTACCTGGACGAGCGCGTACAAGAACGCGACGAGTGGGACTGTGACGATGACGCCCGCGAAGCGATGGATGACCTCCGGACGCTCTATGAGTTGGAGGGCTCGCTGGTCGAGGGGTACGGCGAGGACGCGCTCATAGATAACTGGATAGACGAGGTACTGGACGTACTCGGGTTTGGAACGCAAGAGGAAGTGACGCTCCCCAACGGCGGCGGCTTCGTCGACGAACTCCTCTTCGAGACGCCGACCGCTCGCCGGGACGCCGCCGAGGTCTACCTCGGAACCGAAGATACGACCGACCTGTTCGAGCGGGGCGTCGGCATCGTCGAGGCCAAGCAGTGGGACGCCGCGTTCAACATCCAGTTCAGCGAGCAACGTCCCTACCGCAACGCCTCGCACCAGACCAAGCACTACCTGGAGAACACGCCGCCGAACATCCAGTGGGGCGTACTCACAAACGGACGGAAGTGGCGGCTCTACGGTACGAACGACTACGAGACGCAGACCTACTACGAGGTCGACCTCCCCGAACTACTCGAACGGGGCGACCTGGGGGCGTTCAAATACTTCTACGTCTTCTTCCGGCCCGACGCCTTCCACGAGTCCGGCGGCACGACGTTCCTCGACGAAGTGTGGTCCGAGAGCGAGACGGCGTCACAGGAACTCGGGGAGAACCTGCAAGATAACGTCTTCACCGCACTGCGCGTGCTCGGGCGCGGCTTCGTCGAGACCAACGACGACCTCGACATCGACCCCGACGACGAGGAGGCCTTGGACGAACTGAAAGAGCAATCGCTCGTCTTCCTCTATCGGCTGATGTTCGTCCTCTACGCTGAGGCACGCGGACTCATCCACCCGGAAGGTCAGTCGGCGCAGGACGAGTACGACCAGAACTTCAGCCTCGACGAACTCCGGCTGGACATCCACGACACCATCGGCGAGGTCGACGAGGGCTTCGAAGACGAGTTCAGCGACTACTCGACGACGATGTGGAGTCGGCTGGAGGACCTGTTCCGGCTCATCGACCAGGGCGAGGAAGACCTCGGCATCCCCCCGTACAACGGTGGCCTGTTCGACCACGAGGAACACGACTTCCTGACCGACCACGAGGTGAGCAACCAGTACCTCGCCGAGGTCATCTACCGACTGTCGACCACGCAGAACGACGAGGGTCGGTACGTCCTCGCCGATTACGCCGACCTCGACACCCGCCACCTTGGGAGCGTCTACGAGGGCCTACTCGAACACCAGTTCCGCATCGCGCCCGAGCAGTACGCGGCGGTCGCGGAGGACGGTGGCCAGGTCTGGAAGCCCGCCACCGAAGTCAGCGTTGCCGACGCCGTCGAGACCGTCCCCGAGGGCGGGCTGTACGTCGTCAACGATGAGGGCGAACGCAAGGCCACGGGTGCCTACTACACGCCCGACTACGTGGTGACCTACATCGTCGAGGAGACGGTCGGCCCGCTGGTCGAGGAGATACGTGAAGACCTGATAGACCAAGGGTTCGAGCCGGGCACACAGGAGTACATCGGGCCGTTCTTTCGGCGTGTGACCGACCTTCGGATTCTCGACCCTGCGATGGGGAGCGGTCACTTCCTGACAAAGGCTACTGGCTACCTGTCCGAGCAAGTGATGGCCGAGGTCCGCGAGGCTGAAGAGGAGTTCGGGGTGGCGTTCGACGAACAGCACATCCGGCGGGAAATCGCCAAAGAGTGCATCTACGGCGTCGACCTGAACGGGATGGCCGTCGAACTGGCGAAGCTGTCGATGTGGCTGGAGACGCTGGCGGCCGACCGTCCGCTCGCCTTCCTCGACCACCACTTCAAGCAGGGTAATTCGCTGGTCGGGTCGGACATTGAGGATATCGAGGAACTGGAATCAGACGCGAGCAACGACGCTGATTCACAGGCGTCCTTGGCCGAGTTCGGCGCGACACGTGAGGGAACTATCGAGCGCCTGATGGACATTTACTCGGAGTTCCTCGCCATCGAGAACGAGACGGTCGAGGACGTGCGCGAGATGAAGCGCAAGTACGCCGAAATCGAGCAGGACGAACTCCGTAAACGGCTCGTGACGATGGCGAACGTTCACACCGCCGAGCGATTCGGTCTTGATGTTCCCGGTGGTGCATACGAGCGAATGGCAAAGGCGCTGGAAGATGATGAGGAATGGGCGGGCGTTAAAAACACAGATTGGTTCGAAAGCGCACAGGCAACAGCTGGTGAGCAAGATTTCTTCCACTGGAAACTGGCCTTCCCCGAAGCCTACTATGATGAAGAGGGGTCATTGAGAAACGATGACGGATTTGACGCGGTAGTCGGAAACCCGCCGTATGTTAAGATACAAAACTTACCAGACACCGATAAAGAATATTACGGAAATGTCTATAATGTAGCCCGGGAACGCTATGACCTTTACAATTTATTCGTTGAAAGAGCGGAGGCCCTTTCTAATAATCGCGTTGGGTTGATTTTACCAAATAAATTCTTTGAGGCACGCGCGGGTTCGCCGCTCAGGCAACATCTTGAGGACATACAGAGTGTTGAAAAGATAGCTGATTTTAAACAAAACCAGGTGTTTGATGGGGCAACCACCTATACGTGTCTCCTGTTCTTATCGCAGTCTCATCAATCAACAATAATTGACTATGGTGCAGTTTCAGACGACCCAGAAACCAATCTCACAGAAGTTGAGTGGGTAGAGATAGACTTGGATAATGAAGGAGAAAAGTGGAATTTAACTGGAGAAGAAGAAAAGAAGATACTCAACAAGATTGAAAGTACAGGAATTGGATTTGACGAAATCACCGACCAGATTCTGGTAGGGGTTCAGACCAGTGCTAACGATGTTTTCGTCTTGGAAGAGTGTGAGTATGATGGTGATTATGTTGAAGGGTATTCATCAGCAGTAGGTGAGCGTGTCTCCGTTGAGACCAGTATTACGAAACCGTTTGTAACGGATAGTGGGGTTTCTCGCTACACTCCACCGGAAACCGATTCTTGTCTCATCTATCCGTATCTTGATGATGGTACGATAATGCCAGAGAATGAGCTTGAGAATAGGTATCCCGAATGTTTTGACTACCTCTTGGACAACAAGGAGGACCTCAGCGAACGTGGTAGCGAGAATCAGGTATTCGAGACGTGGTACGCTCATTGGTGTCCAAGACATCCTGCAAAGTTTGAACGGCTGAAAATAATGATTTCTCAGGTCGTCAAACAAGGGGAATCGACTTATGATTCGCAGGGGGATGTCTTCTTTTCCAGTACAGTCTATAGTCCAATCCTTGCGGAGACGTATAGGGATGTTGAGCTTGGATTATTAGGATTATTGAACTCTTCGCTCGTCTGGTACTATATCACTCAAACAGGAACTGTGCTACGAGGAGGTTACTACCGATACAAAACAGAATACTTAGAACCGGTTGGTATACCAGTTGACAGTTTTGACAGTAGTATCGAACAACATGTAGAGAATCTAATGGAATATACTGGTGAGCGTGTGAGAATAAACATGAATCTCACTGATTATCTTGGCAACTACTCTGACGGACCGGACCTCACAACCGTTGGAAGATATAATCCGCCAGAGGGTGTGGGAGATTCGACGTTAGACGCTACTAACGAGGACTACGAAAATCTTCGTATCGGTGAAGTCGTCTGCGAAAGGAAGAATGAGACTACCGTCGTCATCCACGCTACGGCGCGCTACAAGCCCGACGACGAGGCCACCCACGAGACCGACCAGTGGGGCTACACAGAGACCGAGCCGATGCCAGCAATACGACTGACTGACCTCTCAGAGACCGAGGCCGACCTCGTGGAGGCGTTCGTGCCGGTCGCCGTCGAGGAGGCCGGTGGGTTCGCAGGATTCCGTGAGACGGCGACGAAGACGAACTCGCTGGTCGACCGACTGGAGGCCATCACGCTCCCCGACCCCGACGGCGTGGCCGACGACCTCGAACGGTACCGGGACGCCGTCGAGCGAGCGGAGGAACTCGACAAGAAAATTCAGCGTACCGATGACCTGATTGATGAAATCGTCTACGACCTCTACGGGCTGACTGACGAGGAAATCGAAATCGTCGAGGAAGCCATCGCGGATGACTGA
- a CDS encoding DUF6884 domain-containing protein: MEIGLVSCTKSKREQAAKPADLYMESAFFRKAREYVEANHDAWYILSAKHHLLDPDGPPIEPYDETLSGASVDRKREWTQTVYDQLREEGLLTSGNTLVFHAGRDYYDELLPLLEETPVQVETPTDGLQYGKTLAWYNERI, encoded by the coding sequence ATGGAGATTGGGCTTGTAAGCTGTACCAAGAGCAAGCGTGAGCAGGCCGCGAAGCCCGCCGACCTCTACATGGAGTCCGCGTTCTTCAGGAAGGCCCGCGAGTACGTCGAGGCGAATCACGATGCGTGGTACATCCTCTCCGCAAAGCACCACCTGCTCGACCCAGATGGCCCACCTATCGAACCTTACGACGAGACGCTGAGCGGGGCGTCCGTCGACAGGAAACGCGAGTGGACCCAAACGGTCTACGACCAGCTACGAGAGGAAGGGCTACTCACCTCGGGTAACACGCTGGTCTTCCACGCTGGCCGCGACTATTACGATGAGCTACTCCCGCTCCTCGAAGAGACGCCGGTACAGGTCGAGACGCCGACCGACGGGCTTCAGTATGGGAAGACGCTGGCGTGGTACAACGAACGGATTTAA
- a CDS encoding DUF6166 domain-containing protein, protein MSRQPQGSTGGNARLRPSNEGEQSRATTEHVYHGRRDPTAPVGQECTVTVDGEPLDLRYDLLSASPAGFEWSYGGSGPAQLAIALLAHAFEDEFAERHYQRFKREVVSELPEERWILRKRNLDAWRREVVSDA, encoded by the coding sequence ATGTCGCGCCAACCCCAGGGTTCGACCGGCGGAAACGCCCGTCTACGACCCTCGAACGAAGGGGAACAGTCGAGGGCCACGACGGAACACGTCTACCACGGTCGGCGCGACCCGACTGCGCCGGTCGGTCAAGAGTGTACGGTCACCGTCGACGGCGAGCCGTTGGACCTGCGGTACGACCTTCTGTCGGCGAGCCCGGCTGGATTCGAGTGGAGCTACGGTGGGAGCGGTCCCGCCCAACTCGCCATCGCGCTTCTGGCCCACGCCTTTGAGGACGAGTTCGCCGAGCGCCATTACCAGCGATTCAAGCGTGAGGTGGTATCGGAGCTTCCCGAGGAGAGGTGGATACTCCGGAAGCGGAATCTCGATGCGTGGCGTCGGGAGGTGGTCAGCGATGCTTGA
- a CDS encoding PadR family transcriptional regulator translates to MGLVDERKVQVLVYIRENEPVTGYAIASDKENDINYTQSYIYDVLGELESEGMIEVADRESEGRQRTFYRLTENGNLLLEALDRE, encoded by the coding sequence ATGGGACTGGTTGATGAGCGCAAGGTACAGGTCCTCGTCTACATCCGCGAAAATGAGCCGGTCACTGGTTACGCAATTGCCAGCGACAAAGAGAACGACATCAACTACACTCAGAGCTACATCTATGACGTGCTGGGTGAATTAGAAAGCGAGGGCATGATTGAGGTAGCTGACCGGGAATCTGAAGGTCGCCAACGAACCTTTTACCGATTAACTGAGAACGGCAATCTGCTTCTCGAAGCACTCGACAGAGAGTGA
- a CDS encoding zinc ribbon domain-containing protein has translation MPYCPECGADVGESASFCQECGHALNGESKDIDDQAATTGSQTSSTGGESADTGEEQEEEGINWGHAAKAVAVGFIPALGAYVGVSVAAYQAIGIVLVLGIPIFGYLLYQRSTVKAMVGGACFWLAIEAFLTPLALLIYTFAFASQESMTAAGQAGAAIGGIILVIVAFLVGFPIGVVLYLISRRLDVDADDSTSEPSAGGQATG, from the coding sequence ATGCCATACTGTCCCGAATGCGGGGCGGATGTGGGTGAAAGTGCCAGCTTTTGCCAAGAGTGTGGACACGCTCTTAATGGCGAGAGCAAAGATATAGACGACCAAGCAGCTACGACCGGAAGCCAAACTTCATCCACAGGCGGAGAATCAGCCGACACGGGCGAGGAACAAGAGGAAGAGGGTATTAACTGGGGACACGCGGCCAAGGCGGTAGCAGTAGGATTTATTCCTGCACTTGGAGCTTATGTTGGGGTCAGCGTAGCAGCCTATCAGGCCATAGGAATTGTATTGGTATTGGGAATCCCAATCTTCGGATATCTGTTGTACCAGCGCTCAACAGTAAAAGCGATGGTAGGTGGTGCCTGTTTCTGGCTGGCGATTGAGGCGTTCCTCACACCCCTTGCGCTGTTGATTTATACGTTTGCGTTTGCGAGTCAGGAATCTATGACGGCGGCTGGACAGGCTGGTGCAGCTATTGGAGGTATCATTTTAGTCATCGTAGCGTTCCTCGTTGGTTTTCCTATCGGAGTTGTATTATACCTCATATCCAGACGACTCGATGTCGATGCTGACGACTCAACGTCAGAACCGAGTGCTGGCGGTCAGGCCACCGGGTAG
- the csg gene encoding HVO_2072 family ArtA-dependent S-layer glycoprotein: MATSTGNTITIDDAQGTASAQTPNFAFVSGGGDNNRAGNADGTGDFNTADGEGYIFPGATIFQGESDVFLGDNFDGTPTKVAGNDEGVPLETPNIPQSQSTGRYSDNGNNNVTVQTPRVTTLDVLNSNLNDIAGGSVAEGTSPSSGSDGSGAGNLTVIGAWNYQNAEDLELTVEDDSGLDVTGDVVDDNVNPSNSPIRSAGDRGTEYTTDDGSDRGGDISDNEVAYPIDLANTGTGTYTISLAGTDDLGFGEASQSTTITVTGDDDANLVLDSDEVTRGEDVRFEIQGSDAGDTHTVIIESDDFRDDTLTAENAARIFRQVGDTGEVGFVNNSGDTAVNRSVADSTGVSGTIDYAYANITIDDDTGVGVGQVETQYLDDSDVDLTLYNASTQVPFEIGSNTDQEGEDDEQTLTVNEGDLTIESPGGTYVVGSEVDINGTASEGIDEVAFYARRNNNYEHVPIDGEDTLTVDADDTFEEEDIVLSEDSDILSQPGTYRFGALDVDGLNQPVTDDLTTSEFNTNTSTQMSLRVTDTELTANVKTVGGQVSTTDSTVNISGTAFGASNVDVIFVGDRGNTYTTDISVDDDNTFSEDEVTINNVQGSQSVSVHVLFPGRDGNYGNTDTDVVDDIVPSDGTLTGAQVRARIVDNTTEAVASDDRMVTSTFRYADAQSTIQNVYPEGMEASGVNPVGVDDTMVVEGQTNLRPDDNSITAELLTTEGDSVALSTTDEWSYDGTWSTTIELEDVQTGTYDLEADDGENTDIVTVEIVQNVQTATPEPTETPEPTPTETATPEPTATATPEPTDTATAEPTDTPTPTEGGGPGFGAIVAVIALLAAALLATRRD, encoded by the coding sequence GTGGCCACTTCGACAGGTAACACCATCACGATTGATGATGCTCAGGGCACTGCTAGCGCGCAAACCCCCAACTTCGCGTTCGTCTCCGGTGGCGGTGACAACAACCGGGCCGGTAACGCGGACGGCACTGGTGACTTCAACACCGCGGACGGTGAAGGCTACATCTTCCCCGGTGCGACGATCTTCCAGGGCGAGTCCGACGTCTTCCTGGGCGACAACTTCGACGGCACGCCGACCAAGGTCGCCGGGAACGACGAGGGTGTTCCGCTCGAAACGCCGAACATCCCCCAGAGCCAGTCCACCGGTCGCTACAGTGACAACGGCAACAACAACGTCACTGTCCAGACGCCGCGTGTCACCACGCTGGACGTCCTGAACAGCAACCTCAACGACATCGCCGGCGGCTCGGTCGCGGAAGGTACCAGTCCGAGCTCCGGTAGCGACGGTAGCGGTGCTGGTAACCTGACGGTCATCGGCGCCTGGAACTACCAGAACGCCGAGGACCTCGAACTGACCGTCGAGGACGACTCCGGTCTCGACGTGACCGGTGACGTCGTCGACGACAACGTCAACCCGTCCAACAGTCCCATCCGGTCGGCCGGCGACCGCGGGACCGAGTACACGACCGATGATGGTAGCGATCGCGGTGGCGACATCTCCGACAACGAAGTCGCCTACCCGATCGACCTCGCGAACACGGGTACCGGCACCTACACGATCTCCCTCGCTGGCACGGACGACCTCGGCTTCGGTGAGGCGTCCCAGTCCACGACCATCACCGTCACCGGTGACGACGACGCGAACCTCGTGCTCGACTCGGACGAAGTCACTCGCGGCGAGGACGTCCGCTTCGAGATCCAGGGTTCGGACGCCGGTGACACCCACACGGTCATCATCGAGTCCGACGACTTCCGTGACGACACCCTGACTGCGGAGAACGCCGCGCGCATCTTCCGCCAGGTTGGCGACACGGGCGAAGTCGGCTTCGTGAACAACTCCGGTGACACTGCGGTCAACCGCTCGGTTGCGGACTCGACCGGAGTCTCCGGCACCATCGACTACGCGTACGCGAACATCACCATCGACGACGACACCGGTGTCGGCGTCGGTCAGGTCGAAACGCAGTACCTCGACGACTCGGACGTCGACCTCACGCTGTACAACGCCTCGACTCAGGTTCCCTTCGAGATCGGCAGCAACACCGATCAGGAGGGTGAGGACGACGAGCAGACCCTCACCGTCAACGAAGGCGACCTCACCATCGAGTCGCCCGGCGGCACCTACGTCGTCGGCAGCGAAGTCGACATCAACGGCACGGCCTCGGAAGGCATCGACGAAGTCGCCTTCTACGCCCGCCGGAACAACAACTACGAACACGTCCCGATCGACGGGGAGGACACGCTCACCGTCGACGCTGACGACACCTTCGAAGAGGAAGACATCGTCCTCTCGGAGGACAGCGATATCCTGAGCCAGCCGGGCACCTACCGCTTCGGCGCGCTCGACGTCGACGGACTCAACCAGCCCGTGACCGACGACCTGACGACCTCGGAGTTCAACACGAACACGAGCACGCAGATGTCCCTGCGTGTGACCGACACGGAACTGACGGCCAACGTCAAGACCGTGGGCGGGCAGGTCTCGACGACCGACTCGACGGTCAACATCTCGGGCACCGCGTTCGGTGCCAGTAACGTCGACGTGATCTTCGTCGGCGACCGTGGCAACACCTACACCACGGACATCTCCGTGGACGACGACAACACGTTCTCGGAGGACGAGGTCACGATCAACAACGTCCAGGGCTCCCAGAGTGTCAGCGTCCACGTCCTGTTCCCGGGTCGTGACGGCAACTACGGCAACACGGACACGGACGTTGTCGACGACATCGTGCCGAGCGACGGCACGCTGACGGGCGCTCAGGTCCGTGCCCGGATCGTGGACAACACGACTGAAGCAGTCGCGAGCGACGACCGGATGGTCACCTCGACGTTCCGGTACGCCGACGCGCAGTCGACGATCCAGAACGTCTACCCCGAAGGCATGGAAGCCTCGGGCGTCAACCCGGTCGGAGTCGACGACACGATGGTCGTCGAAGGCCAGACGAACCTCCGTCCGGACGACAACTCGATCACGGCCGAACTGCTGACGACCGAGGGCGACTCGGTCGCGCTGTCGACGACCGACGAGTGGTCCTACGACGGCACGTGGTCGACCACCATCGAGCTCGAGGACGTCCAGACGGGGACGTACGACCTCGAAGCCGACGACGGTGAGAACACGGACATCGTCACCGTAGAGATCGTCCAGAACGTCCAGACGGCGACGCCGGAACCGACGGAGACGCCGGAACCGACGCCGACTGAGACGGCAACGCCCGAACCGACGGCCACGGCAACGCCCGAGCCGACGGACACGGCGACCGCCGAACCGACCGACACGCCGACGCCCACCGAGGGCGGCGGCCCCGGCTTCGGCGCCATCGTCGCGGTCATCGCGCTGCTCGCGGCCGCGCTGCTGGCCACTCGGCGCGACTAA
- a CDS encoding DUF7115 domain-containing protein, whose product MSLPEIVQSSLDGESVAARVGLGGEDLLLVTPTRTLVYRAEGLLSDEAVEEFPHDAEHVGVSEGRRKAEITLDYGLDGERTFSVPTKQLDQVIHPVLAGVLNARGVTDTGETVKQTYRFSELTIVVTSARLVRHIGEAVWDEEYDEYHFDDVTDLDFEEGSVATSVVITVGGRQERFKAPNDQARALREGLVEAVCTHHGVDGLDDLRAATATDDEEDEAEETVSFGEGPAPLGSSDGANVDEGEESEDESAATTGAADTAPVGEGKESGFDDSGFQSAGVVDDPAVARELAELREAVEAQNERLERQERTIQQLIEELRQGR is encoded by the coding sequence ATGAGTTTGCCGGAGATCGTCCAGTCTAGCCTCGACGGCGAGTCCGTGGCGGCTCGGGTCGGACTCGGCGGCGAGGACCTGCTTCTCGTGACGCCGACGCGGACGCTCGTCTACCGGGCCGAGGGCCTCCTCTCGGACGAGGCGGTCGAGGAGTTCCCGCACGACGCCGAACACGTCGGCGTCTCGGAGGGGCGACGGAAGGCGGAGATCACCCTCGATTACGGCCTCGACGGCGAGCGGACGTTCTCGGTCCCGACGAAGCAACTCGACCAGGTGATCCACCCGGTGCTCGCGGGCGTGTTGAACGCCCGGGGCGTAACCGACACCGGCGAGACGGTGAAACAGACCTACCGCTTCAGCGAACTCACCATCGTCGTCACGAGCGCGCGATTGGTGCGTCACATCGGCGAGGCCGTCTGGGACGAGGAGTACGACGAGTACCACTTCGACGACGTGACCGACCTCGATTTCGAGGAGGGGAGCGTCGCCACGTCGGTCGTCATCACCGTCGGCGGGCGACAGGAGCGGTTCAAGGCGCCGAACGATCAGGCGCGGGCGCTTCGCGAGGGGCTCGTCGAGGCCGTGTGTACGCACCACGGCGTCGACGGCCTCGACGACCTCCGGGCGGCCACGGCGACCGACGACGAGGAGGACGAGGCCGAGGAGACGGTATCGTTCGGCGAGGGGCCGGCGCCGCTGGGATCGAGCGACGGTGCGAATGTGGACGAGGGCGAGGAGAGCGAGGACGAGTCGGCGGCGACGACCGGCGCGGCGGACACCGCACCCGTCGGCGAGGGTAAAGAGAGCGGGTTCGACGACTCCGGCTTCCAGTCCGCCGGCGTCGTGGACGACCCCGCGGTCGCGCGGGAACTCGCCGAACTCCGCGAGGCGGTGGAGGCCCAGAACGAGCGCCTCGAACGGCAGGAGCGGACGATCCAGCAGTTGATCGAGGAACTCAGACAGGGCCGGTAG
- a CDS encoding DUF5830 family protein, whose protein sequence is MTESDRTPRKERVELALDLLANLEHEQLPLPAAVDRIETVTTDPALVRRILDEAELRGILEREDGRIRVRRGGYVSFERDVVSREGDFDCRRCGASLSTGHFVRLDAGELGPFGSSCVRKVLGRE, encoded by the coding sequence GTGACCGAGTCGGACCGCACCCCCCGGAAGGAGCGCGTCGAACTCGCGCTCGACCTGCTCGCGAACCTCGAACACGAGCAGTTGCCGCTCCCGGCGGCCGTCGACCGGATCGAGACGGTGACGACCGATCCGGCGCTCGTGCGGCGGATCCTCGACGAGGCCGAACTGCGAGGCATCCTCGAACGCGAGGACGGCCGGATCCGCGTCCGCCGCGGCGGCTACGTCAGCTTCGAACGCGACGTCGTCTCGCGCGAGGGCGACTTCGACTGTCGGCGCTGTGGCGCGTCGCTCTCGACCGGCCACTTCGTCCGGCTTGACGCCGGCGAACTCGGCCCCTTCGGCTCCTCCTGCGTGCGAAAAGTGCTCGGCCGGGAGTAG